TGCGGGTAATCCCCTCCCCGCGCCGCAAGTCTCTTGATTTCCTCTCCCCATTAGCATCGTCCCGCCTTTACTGGTCGGATCCGTCCGCCCCTTTCCGCCGGATTCGTACGAATTTTGATGAATTACGGGATCGGTGCGTGCTTCTAGGGAGGTGTTGGTGGAGAAGCAGATGACGGCGCACCGGGTGGACCGCGCCATCTGCGGCTGGTTCTGGGAGTACGTTCTTGCCCACGCCGCCGGGGACCCGTCCAAGGTAGAACCAGCCTCTGCCCCTGCCAATTCTTTTATCGCCCGCCCCACTTTTGCTCAGTACTTCCAGGGGAGCTCCTTGCTCTTGATCCCCGATGCCTCATTGTGTATTGCTGGCTGAATTTACATTGCAGGCTCTTGGTCTGTCCCAGGTTTCAGTATCTTAGATCATGGATGTTGCTATTGTACATAAATTCAGTTTAAACTAGTGAATTTCAAGCTGTTGTAGTGATGAGTTCATGATATTTGGTGTTCGTGCATCGATATAACTGGATCACCGCTTATTAGGTTTGTTCGACTTTGGAAGGTCTTGCAGGTTGTGGTGTCCCCAACACACTACTTGTTCCAAGTATATCGCAACGGCGTGACGTTCTTGGCATGCACCCAAGTGGAGATGCCCCCGCTGATGGCTATCGAGGTATGTGTGCTTCATAGCCTTACACTCTTTTGTGTCTTTAATTCAGTGCCATTTTCTTGCTGACAAGACACAATGTAACATAGCTGTCTCAGCAAAAGCTACCAATATCAAGGGGAACTGAGATTACATCCTGTTTGCGCCGCTCATGGTGGATGCTTTCATACGATGTTGCAGTTTCTGGATAATATGTAACTTTCACTATGATAACCACAATTAAGCTTGCTGATTTATCAATGCTCGATATGTATATAAATTaccccctccgatccataataagtgtcgtggttttagttcaaattttgaactaaaaccacaacacttattatggatcggagggagtataaaatAACTAATAGAATTTTCTATTGACATTTGGTGTATCAAAATCCTGAAAGCTAAGAAAATACTAACACATTGAATAAAAAGCTTGATAGATGATACTCATTTATGGTATCTTTTTTGCAAGGATAATATATAGAATCTCTACATCAACATTTTCTAGTTCTCGTGCcacaacacttattatggatcggagggagtataaaatAACTAATAGAATTTTCTATTGACATTTGGTGTATCAAAATCCTGAAAGCTAAGAAAATACTAACACATTGAATAAAAAGCTTGATAGATGATACTCATTTATGGTATCTTTTTTGCAAGGATAATATATAGAATCTCTACATCAACATTTTCTAGTTCTCGTGCTGAAAAATGTTAGTGAAAATGTGTTAAACCTGCTCATTCTTATCTAAGAGTTGTAATTTATTAACGATATGAATTTGAATTTTCCAGCTTGAATTAGGTGCTCCATTCTCAGCAGTAGTTATGTTTAAGATATGTCTTAAGTACGGCTTTCTTTCTAAAATTGTTTGTATTCTACTTATACAAGTAATAACATGGATTCCATGTTTAAAAAGTTTTTGAAGATGTATAATTTTAAGTTAAACAACAAGACTCTGGGACATCAGAAGCACTTCCTGCGAGGATTTGCAAATTGGAGCTAAAAATGTTTTGTTATTCGTTAATCTGTCCTTTCTTGAAGTAGTAATATTGAAGTAACTTCAGAAAGTTATCTATCCCTGGAATAGCAGATAGCCCGATTTACTACATGTTTTAACGTTCACCAACTTATATGGGTGTGCTCATATGATTTTTGGCATCCAGTTTCTCTCTCGCGTGGCTGATGTCTTGACAGATTACCTTGGAGATATAAATGAAGACACAATCAAGGACAACTTCGTAATTGTTTATCAGGTATGTTTCATTACTCCTTTCGAATTATAACTATGCAAACAGTGTCACTATAATTCATCGTAGGATGATTTTCTTTGATAGTTTATTGAAGTTCTACTATGGAAAATTTGAATTGTATATGGAGAGCTACAAAGCTCAAGTATTTCAATACGTACAACTATATATTTGTTGAAAATTAGGCGCTACATCTGTTAAGTTCAGTCTGTCAAATCAACATTAATCCAGGATGTCTGTTGCATTTGAGCATTTAATAATGATCAGCAACTTCTTTAAACATTATAATTCTTATATCCAGATTCTAGATGAAATGATGGACAATGGCTTTCCGCTCACTACTGAGCCAAACATCTTGAAAGAGTTGGTTgcgcaaccaaatatggtcagcAAAATGTTGAATATTATGACTGGTAAGAGTTCTACTATTGGTAACAAACTTCCAGATGCAACTGCTTCTTTTGTACCTTGGCGAACAACACTTGTCAAGGATGCAAGCAATGAAGTCTATGTTAACATAGTTGAGGAACTAGATGCATGTGTGAACAGGTATGTTTTCATTTCTCCTTTCTTATACTCTGGGTATAATAAATTTATTTCATCAGATCTGTAAATATATTCTCAgttcacacatttttgtttttgaGTCAATAGAAAATCCATCAAATCTGCGACTGTGACTGCTAGGACATTAGGTTGAATTATCTGCAGGAAACTATTACTGGACTTTGCTATATCCAAAGTACCAACTACTAAATATTCAGTATTGGTACCAAATCACAAATCAGCTATCTACTCCTTCCATATTATGAAAACATGAAGTTGGTGGTTTTTCAAAAGCACACGAAAAGATAACGTTGGAGGATTTAAGGAGTTTAATGGTCACGTTTGCTCTTGTGTTGTTAATGCCCTAAAAAAGATGCAAGCACCAGGATTATATGCGTGTACCTGTATGTCACCATGAAGTGCTGCCACCAGCTGGACTAGACAGTTGTATTGGTTAACATGCGAAACTGCGTCTATGTTAAGTACTTAAGTAGGGGCAAGACGGTAAACAAGCACCGCCATTGACACCACCTTGATATCCGATTTGTTGACTAAAACGTCAAATATTCATGATACAGTGTGAGACTGAGAGTACTAAATATTCAACAAAAAGCCAATATTAATACAGCATGAGAAGTGGTTGTTAGCAATGTAGAAGATCTTATTCCTTTTCTTCTTGTGATAACTGATGAGAAGATCCAACTACCTGTCTTTTGGCGTCTGTGTTTGTGGAATAATATTTCTGACGTCGGCATCTTTATTGGTTGATTGTATTTGCAGAGAAGGGGTTCTAGTGAAATGTGAGGCGTGCGGTGAAATTGAAGTGAATTCCAGCCTTCCTGGGTTACCAGAATTGACCTTGTCATTTGCTAATCCCACACTTATCAATGATGTGAGGTTCCACCCCTGTGTCCGATTCAGACCTTGGGAGTCCAATCAGATCTTATCTTTTGTTCCTCCTGATGGACAATTCAAACTTATGAGTTATAGGTGCATAATTATTTACTTCTAATTATTACGATTTTTCTATGTTTAAGCTATATTGGGCTGTCTGTTATATACTCTGATTTGATCACAAAAAACCAGGGTTAAGAAACTGAAGACCACACCAATTTATGTGAAACCACAATTATCTTCTGATTCTGGGAATTGCCGTGTTAATGTAATGGTGGGGATTCGAAACGATCCTGGTAAAGCTATTGATTCTATAATAGTGCAGTTTCAGTTGCCTCCCCTTATTGCTTCTGCTGATTTGACCGCAAACCATGGTACAGTTGACATCCTTGCCGATCAGGTCAGTACATTGTCTGCTATCAGTTCTGTAACTTCAGTTGATGCTATATTTTCCGTTGTCATGCATCAAGCTACAGTCTAATCAAAGATGCTCGTAACTAGAAAATTTAAATGATGTGTTGGTGAATCAATCATCCTATATTACACTACTCATAATATACTGGATAGATGTAATATTTTCTACACTGTACCACTCCACATATTCCTAGAAACGTCTGTCTAATAGCATTTGTTTGATCACGCAGACCTGCGTTTGGACAATTGGGCATATTCCAAAAGATAAAGCACCATCCCTCTCTGGAAATCTACGTCTTGAGGAAGGACTGGCTCATTTGCATGCATTTCCAACATTTCAGGTGAAGTTCAGGATTATGGGGGTTGCACTGTCTGGGCTTCAAATTGATAAGCTGGATGTGAAAAATACACCAAACGCACCATACAAAGGTTTTCGAGCCCAAACTCAGGCTGGAAGGTATGAGGTCAGATCATAATAGGAGCTCACGGAAGTCTTGGCCGCCATATTTGACACCCTAATTCAAAATGGTGCCATAGCCCAGAACCATCAAGGTGTTTTCTTGTCCATCCATAGCCAGCATGGCTGTGCAAATGTTCTGGCCTGCAGACCTGGCATACTGAACGTCAGAATTGTAAATGCATCCATTTTCCCTGGTTGCAGAAGCGTCAAAATACAGTATCCTGACATGCAAAGTGAAGACGGCTGCGTGTGTAGATAGCGTCTGATGTATCAAGGTTTGGAGTTGTGCTGTACTGTCATGGTCACCGTTAGTCTGCATATGCTCAGTCATTCCTGAGAAGTGAGAACTACCCACAGTTAGAAAGCGTTGTGTTTCTTTCTCAGGCTCACAGCTACTTGTGTGCAGTTGTAATTTGAGAATAGCTGTATAAAAGGATAAGTGTTGGCTGTAATATTTTTTTATTAAAGATAGATCAACTCGTTCTTTGAATGTGATTTTGCAAGGAAATACTTTCTATGTTCTGTCCTTATCTCAGAATTCATACTGAGTAATGCGGAAAATAATATACCGAATGAATACATGGTGTAATTCACGATATGTGGACATGATGGCGAAGCTGACATCAGATATATCGAGTTGACGAAAAATCTGAGATATGACGCAGGGAGCAGCAAGACTAGAGAAATGATGATGACAACGGAAAGATGTTTGAGTTGAGGCCTTGAGGGGACGTCGATGCCATGACAGCACCAGCTAGAGCGAGGTAAGTTACAAAGAAGTACCTTAACAGATTGCTACAACTACGATGAGTTGATGGCTGTGTAATGCC
This Lolium perenne isolate Kyuss_39 chromosome 1, Kyuss_2.0, whole genome shotgun sequence DNA region includes the following protein-coding sequences:
- the LOC127316305 gene encoding AP-3 complex subunit mu produces the protein MLQCVFLLSDCGEVLVEKQMTAHRVDRAICGWFWEYVLAHAAGDPSKVLQVVVSPTHYLFQVYRNGVTFLACTQVEMPPLMAIEFLSRVADVLTDYLGDINEDTIKDNFVIVYQILDEMMDNGFPLTTEPNILKELVAQPNMVSKMLNIMTGKSSTIGNKLPDATASFVPWRTTLVKDASNEVYVNIVEELDACVNREGVLVKCEACGEIEVNSSLPGLPELTLSFANPTLINDVRFHPCVRFRPWESNQILSFVPPDGQFKLMSYRVKKLKTTPIYVKPQLSSDSGNCRVNVMVGIRNDPGKAIDSIIVQFQLPPLIASADLTANHGTVDILADQTCVWTIGHIPKDKAPSLSGNLRLEEGLAHLHAFPTFQVKFRIMGVALSGLQIDKLDVKNTPNAPYKGFRAQTQAGRYEVRS